In the Gossypium arboreum isolate Shixiya-1 chromosome 10, ASM2569848v2, whole genome shotgun sequence genome, one interval contains:
- the LOC108488904 gene encoding flowering-promoting factor 1-like protein 3 codes for MSGVWVFKNGVVRLVENPAAESLDGGRQSSNTRRKVLVHTPSNEVITSYAVLEHKLWSLGWERYYEDPSLLQFHKRSTVHLISLPKDFNKFKSIHMYDIVVKNRNVFEVRDV; via the coding sequence ATGTCCGGTGTTTGGGTTTTCAAGAATGGTGTGGTTCGCTTGGTTGAGAATCCAGCGGCTGAGTCATTAGACGGAGGCCGACAGAGTTCGAACACTCGACGCAAAGTGCTTGTGCACACTCCTTCTAATGAAGTGATCACTTCTTATGCAGTTCTCGAACATAAGCTATGGTCTCTTGGGTGGGAACGATATTACGAGGACCCTAGTCTTCTTCAATTCCATAAGCGATCAACTGTCCATTTGATCTCTCTCCCAAAAGATTTTAATAAGTTCAAGTCGATTCACATGTACGACATCGTCGTTAAAAACCGCAACGTGTTTGAAGTTAGGGATGTGTAG